The following proteins are co-located in the Primulina tabacum isolate GXHZ01 chromosome 11, ASM2559414v2, whole genome shotgun sequence genome:
- the LOC142518696 gene encoding protein CASPARIAN STRIP INTEGRITY FACTOR 1-like, translating to MKKKMGIILIKKISLLLLLLSAALFSTSLAGRLCKSEESKKVSTTDDEEMESWGQLRNERILKVKTNDYGKYDPAPALVKPPFKLIPN from the exons atgaagaagaaaatgggAATCATTCTTATCAAGAAAATCAGCCTTCTCCTCCTCCTCTTATCCGCGGCTCTCTTTTCGACTTCTTTAGCGG GGCGATTGTGTAAGTCAGAGGAGTCGAAGAAAGTGAGTACAACTGATGATGAG GAAATGGAATCATGGGGGCAACTACGCAACGAAAGAATTCTTAAAGTAAAAACAAACGACTATGGAAAATACGATCCGGCTCCAGCACTGGTCAAGCCTCCTTTCAAACTAATTCCCAATTAA